The Anaerotignum propionicum DSM 1682 sequence AAAAGGATAGATAAATACCTGTTACAATTTTTTTAGAGAATTTTTTCTCTTTTCTTTCTTTTGTAATGTCACTTTCATTCATAGTGTTCTGACTCCCTTCTATCGCACTAGACTTTTGTAAAACCTATTTAACTTCTAAATTTTATGTATTATTTTGAAACGACAGCACCTCAAAAGTCATCAATTGAGGGTTTCTCATAGGTTTGTGGAAGTTTTGAGCTTTGCCATGTGGGCACTAGGCAAAACAAATATATAGTCATTTGGTATGATTTGGTCTTGTAGATTAATTTTACCAAATACCTATTGTTCTTGTCTATTTATTATGCAAATCATTTTGATAAAAATAAATTAATTTATTAGTTAAAATAAAGTGTCATATCAAATCAAATAAAAAACTGATAGCCAAGGAACACATTGGGCTTTTTACAGCATATGAACGATTTATTGCTTTGATCGTTTCAAATTATATGCTTAAGCATCTTTCGAAGCAACATACCTATTTACATATAAAAAAGTAGGCAAGGGAAAATGCCCTGCCTACTTAGTAACATCTAGATTTTTTTATTTGTCTTTATATCCACCGCAAAAATCCACAGTAACATAAAGGTCTTTCCCTTTTTGACTAACACCAACACCTACAGAATCCATAGTAGGGTCAAGCAAACTCTGAAATTGTGCCGCTGTTCTAATCCATTGGCGATAAACATTGGTAATATCGCCTCTTTGTTTGGCAATGACCTCTGATGCACTGGTAAAGGAGACTTTTTCATTCAGAATTCTTGTAAATGGAGTGCTGCCATCGGTTCCTGTATAGCCAAGATAATTATTATCTACCATATCCTTACTATGCACCAATGCAACACTTGAAAGCTTTGGAGCTTTTGTCAAAAGTGGCAACCCTTGCTCTTTACGTTTTACCTGAATTAAATCTAGCAGCTGGGTTTCTAGAGTTTCTCTCTCTGAAATTGTTAAGCCACTTTTCTCATTGTTGCCTAAAGTAAATGCTCTTTCTTGCAACAAAATACCTCGAATGGAACCCTCATAATCCAAAGGAATGCTGGCATAGGTTGTGTCTGTTTCAACGATGCCGCTATGCTCAACCAGACTGATATAATTCAGTTGTTTTATGTTTGCAGAAGTACCCTCGCCATTGGTGCCCAGATAAGAAAAATATTTTGTGGGGACAAAAATTTCTACAACCTTATCTTCCTTTAGTGTTACGAAAAAATAACTCTCATAGTCGTTTATATAAACATATCTTTTTAAAGCATAAACGGTTGTATCAATTCTATTGGGTTCCCCCCAACTTTCTTTCAGTTGGTTGGTGGTTTCGCCCAGAAAAACAGCTTTGTCATTAATATAGACTGTTTCATAAATATTTAGGTTCTTTTGATCAACTTCTGAGGAAGGATTTGTTTTTTCCGGTGTCTTCTCTACAACTTCTTTTGAAGGCTGTTTATTTTCATCAGTTGTTTCATTTTTGCCATCCGTTGGCTCTGCTTTCTGTTCTGCATAATGGCATATCTTTACCAAACCGATGACTGCTTCCTGAAAGGTTAAGCCTCTCATAGGATAAAATTTTCCGTCATCGTCTCCCACTAAGATGCCTGCATTCTTGATTTTGCCAATGACTTCAATCGAAGGCTTCTCTAATATGGAAATATCAGAAAAAGCGTATTTTTCTGTTCCTGAGGTTAATGTGATACCCCATACTTTTAAAATTCGATTGAGCAGTATAGCTAGCTGCTCACGTGTTAAGTTATCATTGGGCTTAAACTTTGTCGGTTCTGTTCCGCTGATGATTCCTGCTTCATAGGCTGCAATAACTGATGGATTATTACAATCTGTAAAGGGACTTTCGCTTTTCGGAACCAATTTTTCTCCTTTGCTTTTTTCATAGAGAAGCACTACGATTTTACAAAACTCAAGTCTTGTAATTTCTCTTTTGGCATCCAGAAGGTTCTCTTCTGTAATCAATCCTTGATTATATGCAAACTCCATGGAGGCTTTTGCCCATGGATCAGCATTTGTCACGATTGCCCCAAAGACGGGCATGGTGCCACTCATTGCCATAAGCAACATCATGATTACTGCGACAAACCGCTTCATGCTATCATCCTTTCTGTTTTTAATTTCAAATCTTTTATGAGCTATATAAATTGAAAGAAGTACTTTATTCTTTCAATAGGCCCTACAAAGCAAATTTTTTTGCAAAGAAGGATTGGTCATATTCTTATCTGAACTCTAGAAAAATATTCCTCAAATACAAAAAAACGGTATAATTATGATGAAAATGCGAATATTTCTGTATGATATTTGATTATATTGTTATATAGGGTCTTGTAGTAATAGCGTACATATCATTTCCCCTATGGTAGAATAAATGAACCCTTGTAGGTACTGGTTCTTTCCCAATTTAGCCCTTTCTTGTTTCATTTTGCAAGGTTATATATGCCTCTAAATCACTTTATAACAAAAAAATCGTCAAAATCTATGAATATTATACCATATTATCCAAAAAACGCAAAAAAAATAAATGGTAACTTTTTCCTATGTAAGAATGGTAAGTCTAACCTAGTGCCTATTGAAAGTCTGTTTCAAAATTTTCTGGAATTGCCGGTAGTACTGGAATCTCAATAGCGAATAAGAGGGTTCTAAAACAAATAAGGATGGGGAGTTTTTACCCATCCTTATTTTCAAGAGAAATGCAATGTTAATGAAATGACGAAAAAATTTTATGTAAGAAGAGATTCGTTATTTTAATCAAGAGAAGGGCTCTTTTGTTCCATAGCCCCTGTGGGAATAGTTTTAATCTTGAAAATAAAATAGTAATATTTAAATAGAATTAAAAGTACGATAAAACCCCTACCATAGGTGTTGTTCATCATAAAAAAAGCGAATAAAAGCATACAGGACACAGGAATCAAGATACAAAGCTTTGATTTTAATGTCATAGAGCGGTTTTTTTCAAAGCTTTCCAAGTTATTTTTATAAATCTTTGTTGATTTAAACCAATTGTTGAAACGTTCTGAGCCTTTGGCAAAGCAAAAAGAGGCCAAAAGCAAAAAAGGAGTTGTGGGCAGAAGGGGAATAACTATACCAACCGTGCCAATGAAGAAAAATAAAAACCCCAACCCTATATATATGTATTTCAGTTTGATCATCTCCTTAAAATTTTAGAATGAATCAAATGGCTTAGGGCGGTTAGAGGATGATAGAGAAGCATCCTCGGGCCGGAAAAAGCCATTACTTCCTTTATTTTCTCCCGCATGGAAGTGTTGTAGCAATGTGTTTTGCAATTACTGCAAAAGGTTTTAGTTTTCATGAAAGGACAGTGTTCAATTCTTTCATAGGCATAGGATAGAAGACCATTACAATTTTCGCATAAGCTTGTTGATGTTTTATGCTTTTTATAACAAAACAATGTAATCATAAAGAGAACCATATCTTTTTCTTTTTTAATTTTTAGATCATTCATAAAACCCTAGGGAATGCAGATTTGCTTTTTTTGATTATAAAAAAACGGAAATTCCATTTCATTTTGTGTTGTCTATACCCAAGCCTCCACAAAATCTAATATTTCTTTCAATAAAATTTCAAAAGATTTTAATTTAGTAATCTGCAATGCCTAGCTAAGTCGCCCCCTTTTTGCTGAATAATTTTTAAAGCAATACCTAAAGTCAATTTTCTATGAGAAACCAAAAGAATTGTGACAATTTCGGCTTCAAAAAGGGATTGATT is a genomic window containing:
- a CDS encoding YbaN family protein encodes the protein MIKLKYIYIGLGFLFFFIGTVGIVIPLLPTTPFLLLASFCFAKGSERFNNWFKSTKIYKNNLESFEKNRSMTLKSKLCILIPVSCMLLFAFFMMNNTYGRGFIVLLILFKYYYFIFKIKTIPTGAMEQKSPSLD
- a CDS encoding nitrous oxide-stimulated promoter family protein, coding for MNDLKIKKEKDMVLFMITLFCYKKHKTSTSLCENCNGLLSYAYERIEHCPFMKTKTFCSNCKTHCYNTSMREKIKEVMAFSGPRMLLYHPLTALSHLIHSKILRR
- a CDS encoding S-layer homology domain-containing protein, coding for MKRFVAVIMMLLMAMSGTMPVFGAIVTNADPWAKASMEFAYNQGLITEENLLDAKREITRLEFCKIVVLLYEKSKGEKLVPKSESPFTDCNNPSVIAAYEAGIISGTEPTKFKPNDNLTREQLAILLNRILKVWGITLTSGTEKYAFSDISILEKPSIEVIGKIKNAGILVGDDDGKFYPMRGLTFQEAVIGLVKICHYAEQKAEPTDGKNETTDENKQPSKEVVEKTPEKTNPSSEVDQKNLNIYETVYINDKAVFLGETTNQLKESWGEPNRIDTTVYALKRYVYINDYESYFFVTLKEDKVVEIFVPTKYFSYLGTNGEGTSANIKQLNYISLVEHSGIVETDTTYASIPLDYEGSIRGILLQERAFTLGNNEKSGLTISERETLETQLLDLIQVKRKEQGLPLLTKAPKLSSVALVHSKDMVDNNYLGYTGTDGSTPFTRILNEKVSFTSASEVIAKQRGDITNVYRQWIRTAAQFQSLLDPTMDSVGVGVSQKGKDLYVTVDFCGGYKDK